One region of Actinopolymorpha sp. NPDC004070 genomic DNA includes:
- a CDS encoding DNA repair helicase XPB, protein MNDGPLIVQSDKTLLLEVGHPAADEARKAIAPFAELERAPEHVHTYRLTPLGLWNARAAGHDAEQVVDTLLRFSRYAVPHALLVDIADTMARYGRLRLDNHPSHGLVLVTTDRPVLEEVMRSAKLKPMLGARIDPDTVAVHPSERGHVKQALLKLGWPAEDTAGYVDGEAHQIDLLQDDWSLRPYQQQAADAFWHGGSGVVVLPCGAGKTLVGAAAMAHAKATTLILVTNTVSARQWKDELIRRTSLTEDEIGEYSGARKEIRPVTIATYQVMTSRRKGAYTHLELFGARDWGLVLYDEVHLLPAPIFRMTADLQARRRLGLTATLVREDGREGDVFSLIGPKRYDAPWKDIESQGWIAPADCVEVRVTLTDSERITYATAEVDERYRLACTTDTKARVVCRLAEQHRGEPTLVIGQYIDQLDELAARLDAPIIKGETTVRERQRLFEAFRSGEISLLVVSKVANFSIDLPEAAVAIQVSGTFGSRQEEAQRLGRLLRPKHDKRAARFYAVVSRDTVDQDFAAHRQRFLAEQGYAYRIVDADDVLSGEMPS, encoded by the coding sequence GTGAACGACGGACCGTTGATCGTCCAGTCCGACAAGACCCTGCTGCTGGAGGTGGGGCATCCCGCGGCGGACGAGGCGCGCAAGGCGATCGCGCCGTTCGCCGAGCTCGAGCGTGCACCCGAGCACGTCCACACCTACCGCCTCACCCCGCTCGGGCTGTGGAACGCCCGCGCCGCCGGGCACGACGCCGAGCAGGTGGTCGACACGCTGCTGCGGTTCAGCCGGTACGCCGTGCCCCACGCGCTGCTGGTGGACATCGCCGACACCATGGCCCGCTACGGCCGGCTGCGGCTGGACAACCACCCCTCGCACGGGCTGGTCCTGGTGACCACCGACCGCCCGGTGCTGGAGGAGGTGATGCGCAGCGCGAAGCTCAAGCCGATGCTCGGCGCGCGCATCGACCCCGACACGGTGGCGGTGCACCCCTCCGAGCGCGGTCATGTCAAGCAGGCCTTGCTCAAGCTCGGCTGGCCGGCCGAGGACACCGCGGGCTACGTCGACGGCGAGGCGCACCAGATCGACCTGCTCCAGGACGACTGGTCCCTGCGGCCCTACCAACAGCAGGCCGCGGACGCCTTCTGGCACGGGGGTTCCGGCGTCGTCGTACTCCCCTGTGGTGCCGGCAAGACCCTGGTCGGTGCGGCCGCGATGGCCCACGCGAAGGCGACCACGCTGATCCTGGTCACCAACACCGTGTCCGCCCGGCAGTGGAAGGACGAGCTGATCCGCCGCACGTCCCTGACCGAGGACGAGATCGGTGAGTACTCCGGTGCCCGCAAGGAGATCCGGCCGGTCACCATCGCGACGTATCAGGTGATGACGTCGCGGCGTAAGGGCGCCTACACCCACCTGGAGCTCTTCGGTGCGCGCGACTGGGGCCTGGTGCTCTACGACGAGGTGCACCTGCTGCCGGCGCCGATCTTCCGGATGACCGCCGACCTGCAGGCCCGGCGCAGGCTGGGGTTGACGGCGACGCTCGTCCGCGAGGACGGCCGGGAGGGCGACGTGTTCTCCCTGATCGGGCCGAAGCGCTACGACGCGCCCTGGAAGGACATCGAGTCCCAGGGCTGGATCGCACCGGCGGACTGCGTGGAGGTCCGGGTCACCCTCACCGACAGCGAACGCATCACCTACGCCACCGCCGAGGTCGACGAGCGTTACCGCCTCGCGTGTACGACCGACACCAAGGCCCGGGTGGTCTGCCGGCTGGCCGAACAGCACCGCGGCGAACCCACGCTGGTGATCGGTCAGTACATCGACCAACTGGACGAGCTCGCCGCCCGGCTGGACGCCCCGATCATCAAGGGCGAGACGACCGTCCGCGAACGCCAGCGGCTGTTCGAGGCGTTCCGCAGCGGCGAGATCAGCCTGCTGGTGGTGTCCAAGGTCGCGAACTTCTCCATCGACCTGCCCGAGGCGGCGGTGGCCATCCAGGTCTCCGGCACCTTCGGGTCCCGGCAGGAGGAGGCACAACGGCTGGGGCGGCTGCTGCGGCCCAAGCACGACAAGCGGGCCGCGCGCTTCTACGCCGTGGTGTCCCGGGACACCGTCGACCAGGACTTCGCCGCGCACCGTCAACGTTTCCTTGCAGAGCAGGGGTATGCCTACCGCATCGTCGACGCCGACGACGTGCTCTCCGGCGAGATGCCCAGCTGA
- a CDS encoding glycoside hydrolase domain-containing protein has product MIRPDHTYLAGVRRFLPVTGGRRAARNRVGLALAVAGMVAGTSAVTTSATVANAAVGATTPTSDGVQSARAGAGRVATLTKGATRTVVYRGLRLTVPATWAVHDLDRDPRTCVRFDRPALYLGRPGADQRCPARAVGRTEAVLVQPAASAPWAKAKAPASLGRGAEVRRLRPGRTTSVTAGATADQEAHFDLTGTGLVATMAYGDRPALVEAILADATYTGPKRAGGGTALSGPAGTTGLSDPPSMPAGSTTTRFRGLGFDTCGAPSATTMRAWLASPYRSVGIYIGGVNRACPDGNLSAGWVRTVAGMGWKLTPIYVGRQAPCALQGDLGPIRTTNPGGQGVAAAEDAIADARRFGLAPGSTIYNDMEGYDTRSASCRRIVLAFLNGWTKRLHDGGYLSGVYSSASSGIRDLSGVYVSNTFARPDVIWTARWDGKPTVWGEQYVADSKWAMHQRIKQYRGPHTESWGGRRIEIDSDRVDSLQGSAKFVHEVISSGDLVTRKGPGTAYPAVGRRESGSNVNVLCQTAGSQVGATTVWDRLADGTYVSDLYVGTPNKRGYSAPIPKCRYSYTVWTDALRVRSGPGTNYSQVGQILYGGMANILCQRTGTQVGKSRVWDKLDNGGWVSDWYTMTTGRPGYTATIPRCP; this is encoded by the coding sequence GTGATCAGACCTGACCACACATACCTGGCCGGTGTACGGCGCTTCCTTCCGGTGACCGGCGGTCGGAGGGCCGCCCGCAACCGCGTCGGTCTCGCTCTCGCCGTCGCCGGCATGGTCGCGGGGACGAGTGCCGTGACCACGTCCGCCACCGTGGCGAACGCCGCGGTCGGCGCGACCACCCCCACCTCCGACGGTGTCCAGTCCGCCCGCGCGGGCGCCGGCCGGGTCGCCACCCTGACGAAGGGCGCGACCCGGACGGTCGTGTACCGCGGGCTCCGGCTCACGGTCCCCGCCACCTGGGCCGTGCACGACCTCGACCGCGACCCGCGGACGTGCGTACGTTTCGACCGGCCGGCGCTCTACCTGGGCAGGCCCGGTGCCGACCAGCGCTGTCCGGCCCGCGCGGTGGGCCGCACCGAGGCGGTGCTGGTCCAGCCGGCCGCGTCGGCCCCGTGGGCGAAGGCGAAGGCCCCGGCGTCGCTGGGAAGGGGCGCCGAGGTTCGCAGGCTTCGTCCCGGCCGGACGACCTCGGTCACGGCCGGCGCCACCGCGGACCAGGAGGCGCACTTCGACCTGACCGGCACCGGGCTGGTCGCCACCATGGCGTACGGCGACCGGCCGGCGCTGGTCGAGGCGATCCTCGCCGACGCCACCTACACCGGGCCGAAGCGCGCAGGCGGCGGTACGGCGCTGTCGGGGCCGGCCGGGACGACCGGCCTGAGCGACCCGCCCTCCATGCCGGCCGGCTCCACCACGACGCGCTTCCGGGGGCTGGGGTTCGACACCTGCGGCGCCCCGTCCGCGACCACGATGCGGGCCTGGCTGGCCTCGCCGTACCGCAGCGTCGGCATCTACATCGGCGGCGTCAACCGGGCCTGCCCGGATGGCAACCTGAGTGCCGGTTGGGTACGCACCGTCGCCGGAATGGGATGGAAGCTCACCCCGATCTACGTCGGGCGGCAGGCACCGTGCGCGCTGCAGGGTGACCTCGGCCCGATCCGGACCACCAACCCCGGTGGGCAGGGCGTGGCCGCGGCGGAGGACGCGATCGCCGACGCGCGGCGGTTCGGGCTGGCCCCCGGCAGCACGATCTACAACGACATGGAGGGGTACGACACCCGGAGCGCCTCCTGTCGCCGGATCGTGCTCGCGTTCCTGAACGGCTGGACCAAGCGCCTCCACGACGGCGGTTACCTGTCCGGCGTCTACTCCAGCGCCTCGTCGGGAATCCGCGACCTGTCCGGGGTCTACGTGTCCAACACCTTCGCCCGGCCGGACGTCATCTGGACGGCCCGGTGGGACGGCAAGCCGACCGTGTGGGGCGAGCAGTACGTCGCCGACTCGAAGTGGGCGATGCACCAGCGGATCAAGCAGTACCGCGGTCCGCACACCGAGAGCTGGGGTGGCCGGCGGATCGAGATCGACAGCGACCGGGTCGACTCGCTGCAGGGCTCGGCGAAGTTCGTGCACGAGGTGATCTCCAGCGGTGACCTGGTGACGCGCAAGGGACCGGGTACGGCCTACCCGGCCGTCGGTCGCCGGGAGTCGGGCAGCAACGTCAACGTGCTCTGCCAGACCGCGGGCAGCCAGGTCGGTGCGACCACCGTCTGGGACCGCCTCGCCGACGGCACCTACGTCAGCGACCTGTACGTGGGTACGCCGAACAAGCGCGGGTACTCCGCGCCGATCCCCAAGTGCCGGTACTCGTACACCGTGTGGACCGACGCGCTGCGGGTGCGGTCCGGACCGGGAACGAACTACTCCCAGGTCGGCCAGATCCTGTACGGCGGGATGGCGAACATCCTGTGCCAGCGCACGGGCACGCAGGTCGGCAAGAGCCGGGTGTGGGACAAGCTGGACAACGGTGGCTGGGTCTCCGACTGGTACACGATGACGACCGGCCGGCCGGGGTACACCGCGACGATTCCGCGTTGCCCGTAA
- a CDS encoding AAA family ATPase: MPTHETLQPPDTSPETNPATNPAGPVGSADPLTAEQAHLAASRDALRRMRERTESLKAEGGNAVSTEYLKATLYHRARSLADDPSTPLFFGRLDYAPGAGPTEDLPGGRTRPAQRGERFYIGRRHVTDAEGDPMVVDWRAGVSRPFYRATRGAPMGVQLRRRFGFHHADLTAYEDEHLTDRSETDAASSILETEIERPRVGPMRDIVATIQPEQDDIVRADLAGTVAVQGAPGTGKTAVGLHRAAFLLYAHRDQLRRQGVLVVGPNDSFLRYIGDVLPALGEIEARQATLPELVGRVRIRAEEPADVATLKGDARLAEVLRRAVWSNLRAPSEGLLVPRGARRFRVPSYEVSEILGGIRDRGVRYGAGRAILPQRLAHAVLLRMEADGDSPDDRVQNSVARSRPVRAYADQVWPAVDPVRLVFRLLSEPAFLAEHADGLLDEREQSLLAWPKPPRTAGSARWSLADAVLVDEVADLLERTPSLGHVVLDEAQDLSPMQLRAVGRRCSTGSATVLGDLAQATTPWATRAWDEALAHLGKPDGHVEELTRGFRVPADVIAFAARLLPHIAPTLTAPTSVRRSRGDLEVVAAADPAAAVAATVGGVRAALDRPGSVGLIVADAQVGAVRAALDRAGVAYAQLGEEGDVDARLDVVPAALAKGLEFDHVVLAEPARIVAGEHDEVTGLRRLYVCLTRAVTSLRVVHADPLPRQLTTAGEVGTVFGPAAEGSSLIDS, from the coding sequence ATGCCGACGCACGAAACTCTCCAGCCACCCGATACCAGCCCAGAAACCAACCCCGCTACCAACCCAGCCGGTCCGGTCGGCTCCGCCGATCCGCTGACCGCCGAACAGGCCCACCTCGCCGCGTCGCGCGACGCGCTGCGCCGGATGCGCGAACGCACCGAGTCGCTGAAGGCCGAGGGCGGCAACGCCGTCTCCACCGAGTACCTCAAGGCCACGCTCTACCACCGGGCCCGTTCCCTCGCCGACGACCCGAGCACACCGTTGTTCTTCGGCCGGCTCGACTACGCGCCCGGCGCCGGTCCCACCGAGGACCTGCCCGGTGGCCGCACCCGTCCCGCCCAACGCGGCGAGCGCTTCTACATCGGCCGCCGGCACGTCACCGACGCCGAGGGCGACCCGATGGTGGTCGACTGGCGCGCCGGGGTGTCCCGCCCCTTCTACCGCGCGACCAGGGGTGCGCCGATGGGCGTGCAGCTGCGGCGGAGGTTCGGCTTCCACCACGCCGACCTGACGGCGTACGAGGACGAACACCTCACCGACCGGTCCGAGACCGACGCCGCGAGCTCGATCCTGGAGACCGAGATCGAGCGGCCCCGCGTGGGGCCGATGCGCGACATCGTGGCCACCATCCAGCCCGAGCAGGACGACATCGTCCGCGCCGACCTCGCCGGCACCGTGGCCGTCCAGGGGGCACCGGGCACGGGCAAGACGGCCGTCGGCCTGCACCGCGCCGCGTTCCTGCTCTACGCCCACCGCGACCAGCTCCGCCGCCAGGGCGTCCTCGTCGTCGGCCCGAACGACTCCTTCCTCCGCTACATCGGGGACGTGCTCCCCGCCCTCGGTGAGATCGAGGCCCGGCAGGCCACGCTCCCCGAACTCGTCGGCCGGGTACGCATCCGGGCCGAGGAGCCCGCCGACGTGGCCACGCTGAAGGGCGACGCCCGGCTGGCGGAGGTGCTGCGCCGCGCTGTCTGGAGCAACCTGCGCGCCCCGTCCGAGGGTCTCCTGGTGCCGAGGGGCGCGCGGCGGTTCCGGGTTCCGTCGTACGAGGTCAGCGAGATCCTCGGCGGGATCCGTGACCGCGGCGTCCGCTACGGCGCCGGCCGGGCGATCCTGCCGCAGCGCCTCGCACACGCCGTCCTGCTGCGGATGGAGGCCGACGGCGACTCACCCGACGACCGCGTGCAGAACTCCGTCGCCCGCAGCCGGCCGGTCCGGGCGTACGCCGACCAGGTGTGGCCGGCGGTCGACCCGGTGCGGCTGGTCTTCCGGCTGCTGTCCGAACCCGCGTTCCTCGCCGAGCACGCCGACGGGCTGCTGGACGAGCGCGAACAGTCGCTGCTGGCCTGGCCCAAGCCGCCGCGTACGGCCGGGTCGGCCCGCTGGTCGCTGGCCGACGCGGTGCTCGTCGACGAGGTGGCCGACCTGCTCGAACGCACCCCGAGCCTGGGGCACGTCGTCCTGGACGAGGCGCAGGACCTGTCGCCGATGCAGCTGCGGGCCGTGGGCCGGCGCTGCTCGACGGGTTCGGCCACCGTGCTGGGCGACCTGGCCCAGGCGACCACGCCGTGGGCGACCCGTGCCTGGGACGAGGCGCTCGCGCACCTCGGCAAGCCGGACGGCCACGTCGAGGAGCTGACCAGGGGGTTCCGCGTACCCGCCGACGTGATCGCCTTCGCCGCCCGCCTGCTGCCACACATCGCGCCGACGCTCACCGCTCCCACGTCGGTCCGCCGGTCCCGCGGCGACCTGGAGGTGGTGGCTGCCGCCGATCCGGCAGCAGCGGTCGCGGCCACCGTGGGCGGCGTTCGGGCCGCTCTGGACCGGCCGGGGTCGGTGGGGCTGATCGTCGCCGACGCCCAGGTGGGCGCGGTGCGTGCCGCACTGGACCGAGCCGGTGTGGCGTACGCCCAGCTGGGCGAGGAGGGCGACGTCGACGCCCGGCTGGACGTCGTACCCGCGGCCCTGGCGAAGGGCTTGGAGTTCGACCATGTGGTCCTCGCCGAGCCGGCCCGGATCGTCGCCGGGGAGCATGACGAGGTGACCGGACTGCGCCGGCTCTACGTCTGCCTGACCCGCGCGGTGACCTCCCTCCGGGTCGTACACGCCGACCCCCTCCCCCGCCAGCTCACCACCGCGGGGGAGGTCGGCACCGTGTTCGGCCCGGCGGCCGAGGGCAGCTCGCTGATCGACTCATGA
- a CDS encoding metal-dependent phosphohydrolase, with the protein MSPTVADEADLLWRWTETVNRAARAAGAADAAGVADADREAVGRDLLARYSEPARRYHDVRHLTEVLDRIDLLADFARQVDTVRLAGWFHDAIYDPHRGDNEEASAQLAEQALARCGVGEAVAAEVSRLVLLTAGHQPAADDADGAVLCDADLAVLSTAPERYAVYVADVRAEYAHVPDEAFREGRAAILSDLAARERLFGTEYGRAHWEKRARHNLAAELILLTRPEDLVRPEE; encoded by the coding sequence ATGAGCCCCACCGTGGCCGACGAGGCGGACCTGCTGTGGCGCTGGACGGAGACGGTGAACCGTGCCGCGCGGGCCGCCGGAGCTGCCGACGCCGCCGGAGTGGCCGACGCCGACCGTGAGGCGGTGGGCCGGGACCTGCTCGCGCGCTACTCCGAACCCGCCCGCCGCTACCACGACGTACGCCACCTGACCGAGGTCCTCGACCGGATCGACCTGCTCGCCGACTTCGCCCGCCAGGTCGACACCGTCCGGCTGGCGGGGTGGTTCCACGACGCGATCTACGATCCGCACCGCGGCGACAACGAGGAGGCGTCCGCGCAACTGGCCGAGCAGGCGCTGGCCAGGTGCGGCGTGGGCGAGGCGGTCGCCGCGGAGGTGTCCCGGCTGGTCCTGCTCACCGCGGGGCACCAACCGGCCGCCGACGACGCCGACGGCGCGGTGCTGTGCGACGCCGACCTGGCCGTCCTGTCCACCGCGCCGGAGCGCTACGCGGTGTACGTCGCCGACGTCCGCGCGGAGTACGCCCACGTGCCCGACGAGGCGTTCCGCGAGGGCCGCGCGGCGATCCTGTCCGACCTCGCCGCCCGTGAACGCCTCTTCGGCACCGAGTACGGCCGGGCCCACTGGGAGAAGCGCGCCCGCCACAACCTCGCCGCAGAGCTCATCCTGCTGACCAGGCCTGAGGACCTGGTGCGGCCCGAGGAGTGA
- a CDS encoding beta-N-acetylhexosaminidase has translation MILPKPQQLERLDGAFHLTSSATVRADESSAPIVGALRRALAPATGFALDDASGDDSAAITLRVDTGLVGPEAYRLSVTPDGVEIAGSDPSGVFYGVQSLRQLLPPEIFSPTTVERQWEIPAVEVVDRPRFGWRGTMLDVARHFMPKEFVLKLIDLLALHKLNVFHFHLTEDQGWRLASEKYPRLTEVGAYRPETLVGHAHRPESEFTFDGTPHGGYYTQDDIREIVAYAQERFVTVIPEIDMPGHMLAAIAAYPELGNGLKPAKVWTRWGISEQVLNVEDSTLDFCRDILDEVMGLFPSPLIHCGGDECPKAEWKVSPAAQERMRSLGLADENALQGWFTAQMAAHLADRGRRFVGWDEVLEGGGPANLPEDVVVMSWRSEEGGIEAARGGLDVVMAPCQTVYFDYYQSEDTDSEPLAIGGFAPLEKVYNYRPIPGELDAEAARHVLGAQCQLWTEYVPTPEHAEYMLFPRVCAFAEAVWRDETGGVEEYSAFLDRLRPHLARLDTVGVNYRKLD, from the coding sequence GTGATCCTTCCCAAGCCGCAGCAGCTCGAGCGCCTCGACGGCGCGTTCCATCTGACCAGCTCCGCCACGGTCCGCGCCGACGAGTCGTCGGCCCCGATCGTCGGGGCCCTGCGCCGGGCGCTGGCGCCGGCGACCGGTTTCGCGCTCGACGACGCCTCGGGAGACGACTCCGCCGCGATCACGCTGCGCGTCGACACCGGCCTGGTCGGGCCGGAGGCCTACCGCCTCAGCGTGACGCCCGACGGCGTGGAGATCGCGGGCAGCGACCCCTCCGGTGTCTTCTACGGGGTCCAGTCGCTGCGGCAGCTGCTTCCCCCGGAGATCTTCTCCCCCACCACGGTGGAGCGGCAGTGGGAGATCCCGGCGGTCGAGGTCGTCGACCGGCCGCGGTTCGGCTGGCGCGGGACGATGCTCGACGTGGCCCGGCACTTCATGCCGAAGGAGTTCGTCCTCAAGCTGATCGACCTGCTCGCCCTGCACAAGCTGAACGTCTTCCACTTCCACCTCACCGAGGACCAGGGCTGGCGCCTCGCGAGTGAGAAGTACCCCCGCCTCACCGAGGTCGGCGCCTACCGCCCGGAGACCCTTGTCGGGCACGCCCACCGCCCGGAGAGCGAGTTCACCTTCGACGGCACGCCGCACGGCGGCTACTACACCCAGGACGACATCCGGGAGATCGTGGCGTACGCCCAGGAGCGTTTCGTCACCGTCATCCCCGAGATCGACATGCCGGGGCACATGCTGGCCGCCATCGCCGCCTATCCCGAGCTCGGCAACGGCCTGAAGCCGGCGAAGGTATGGACCCGCTGGGGCATCAGCGAGCAGGTGCTCAACGTCGAGGACTCCACCCTCGACTTCTGCCGCGACATCCTGGACGAGGTGATGGGCCTCTTCCCGAGCCCGCTCATCCACTGCGGCGGCGACGAGTGCCCGAAGGCGGAGTGGAAGGTCAGCCCGGCCGCGCAGGAACGCATGCGGTCGCTCGGCCTCGCCGACGAGAACGCCCTGCAGGGGTGGTTCACCGCGCAGATGGCGGCCCACCTCGCCGACCGGGGCCGGCGGTTCGTCGGCTGGGACGAGGTGCTCGAGGGCGGCGGACCGGCCAACCTGCCCGAGGACGTCGTGGTCATGTCGTGGCGCAGCGAGGAAGGCGGCATCGAGGCGGCCCGCGGCGGGCTGGACGTGGTGATGGCGCCCTGCCAGACCGTCTACTTCGACTACTACCAGAGCGAGGACACCGACTCCGAGCCGCTGGCCATCGGCGGGTTCGCGCCGCTGGAGAAGGTCTACAACTACCGGCCGATCCCCGGCGAACTCGACGCCGAGGCCGCCCGGCACGTGCTCGGCGCGCAGTGCCAGCTGTGGACGGAGTACGTCCCGACGCCCGAGCACGCGGAGTACATGCTGTTCCCGCGGGTGTGCGCGTTCGCCGAGGCGGTGTGGCGCGACGAGACCGGCGGCGTGGAGGAGTACTCCGCGTTCCTGGACCGGCTGCGGCCACACCTCGCCCGGCTGGACACCGTGGGCGTCAACTACCGCAAGCTGGACTGA
- a CDS encoding DUF4031 domain-containing protein, translating into MTLLLDPPTWPARGTVWSHLVSDRSFEELHDFARRCGLPESGFHRDHYDVPEARYAEVLAAGAQPVTSRELVARITAAGLRRRKPRT; encoded by the coding sequence GTGACGCTCCTCCTCGACCCGCCGACCTGGCCCGCGCGCGGCACCGTCTGGTCGCATCTGGTGAGCGACCGGTCCTTCGAGGAACTGCACGACTTCGCCCGCCGCTGTGGACTGCCCGAGAGCGGCTTCCACCGTGACCACTACGACGTACCGGAGGCGAGGTACGCCGAGGTGCTCGCGGCGGGCGCGCAGCCGGTGACGAGCCGGGAACTCGTGGCCCGGATCACCGCCGCCGGCCTGCGCCGCCGCAAACCCCGCACGTAA
- a CDS encoding copper homeostasis protein CutC, protein MTRPLLEVIALGVADAVAAEDGGADRVELVTDMDADGLSPEPSVVEEIRRRTNVPLRVMLRLSDTFSATGAEVARLRGLASSYVAAGADGFVLGFLTGTLEIDQETTCALVEEFPDRPWTFHRAVDHALETDRAWQDLRRLPGLTHVLTAGSPRGVEAGLDDLTRRAKSDPFATDRIMAGGGLRADHVPWLAQAGIRAFHVGTAVRPDRSWKAYADASYVRAWRTLVDDEVARALDLLSSGTAKETARETAKESGSVPEL, encoded by the coding sequence ATGACGCGTCCCTTGCTCGAGGTCATCGCCCTCGGAGTCGCCGACGCCGTGGCCGCGGAGGACGGCGGCGCGGACCGGGTGGAGCTGGTGACCGACATGGATGCCGACGGCCTGTCGCCGGAGCCGTCGGTGGTGGAGGAGATCCGGCGGCGTACGAACGTTCCGCTCCGGGTGATGCTGCGCCTGTCCGACACGTTCAGCGCAACCGGTGCCGAGGTGGCCCGGCTGCGCGGACTGGCCTCGTCGTACGTCGCGGCAGGCGCGGACGGCTTCGTGCTCGGCTTCCTCACCGGCACGCTCGAGATCGACCAGGAGACCACCTGCGCTCTGGTCGAGGAGTTCCCCGACCGGCCGTGGACGTTCCACCGGGCGGTCGACCACGCGCTCGAGACCGACCGGGCCTGGCAGGACCTTCGCCGGCTGCCGGGGCTCACCCACGTGCTGACCGCGGGTTCGCCGCGCGGGGTGGAGGCCGGCCTGGACGACCTGACCCGGCGGGCGAAATCCGACCCGTTCGCCACCGACCGGATCATGGCCGGCGGGGGCCTGCGGGCCGATCACGTGCCGTGGCTGGCGCAGGCCGGGATCCGGGCGTTCCACGTGGGTACGGCGGTCCGGCCGGACCGTTCCTGGAAGGCGTACGCCGACGCGTCGTACGTCCGCGCCTGGCGCACCCTGGTCGACGACGAGGTGGCCCGCGCGCTCGACCTGCTCTCCAGTGGGACCGCGAAGGAGACCGCGAGGGAGACCGCGAAGGAGAGCGGAAGCGTGCCGGAGCTGTGA
- a CDS encoding RraA family protein → MTTGKTAASAATSPSEVASLYKYLRVTDVADAMDGIGYFDIGLVSRDVRPLWRGMKFWGEAATLRCVPANRPMWKLDSTEDIVAAHGIWFEEVGRPAGLGDLPPGHVIVTDGGGAREVGFWGSANAMSAHANGAVGIVTDGYCRDTAEIELQRTPICAAARGRTIIPGRIEAVEAQVTIGCGGVQVRPGDIVGTDDDGVIVVPAEVAGEVAVHARAVLIADMHARRKLYEKLGREPDETVDIEAVEAYYAGR, encoded by the coding sequence ATGACCACGGGCAAGACCGCCGCGTCCGCGGCGACCAGCCCCTCCGAAGTCGCCAGCCTCTACAAGTACCTCCGGGTCACCGACGTCGCCGACGCCATGGACGGCATCGGCTACTTCGACATCGGCCTGGTCTCACGCGACGTCCGCCCGCTGTGGCGCGGGATGAAGTTCTGGGGTGAGGCGGCGACGCTGCGCTGCGTACCCGCCAACCGTCCGATGTGGAAGCTCGACTCCACCGAGGACATCGTTGCCGCGCACGGCATCTGGTTCGAGGAGGTCGGCCGGCCCGCCGGTCTCGGCGACCTCCCGCCCGGCCACGTGATCGTCACCGACGGCGGCGGGGCGCGGGAGGTGGGCTTCTGGGGTTCGGCGAACGCCATGTCCGCCCACGCCAACGGCGCCGTCGGCATCGTCACCGACGGGTACTGCCGGGACACCGCCGAGATCGAGCTGCAGCGGACGCCGATATGCGCCGCGGCTCGCGGCCGGACGATCATTCCGGGCCGGATCGAGGCGGTCGAGGCCCAGGTAACCATCGGCTGTGGCGGAGTGCAGGTGCGGCCCGGCGACATCGTGGGCACCGACGACGACGGCGTGATCGTCGTACCCGCCGAGGTCGCGGGCGAGGTCGCGGTGCACGCCCGCGCGGTCCTGATCGCCGACATGCACGCCCGCCGGAAGTTGTACGAGAAGCTCGGCCGCGAGCCCGACGAGACGGTGGACATCGAGGCGGTCGAGGCGTACTACGCCGGCAGGTAG
- a CDS encoding helix-turn-helix transcriptional regulator, protein MISSPYVCRLRLSEELIAHRQRAKMTHAQLAKATGLSQAKLSKLENGHLRPQIDEILDIAEALNIQGDAWTLFVDTARGAAERGWWEAHSSRMGHRQARYADLEQGASQIRDYAMALVPGLLQTEAYARSIAEVDDLTFVEPTITRQGVVRGRADRQRMLRRRRPTYQVILDELIVRRPAVPKDVLAEQLRHLAEQPMHADIRVLPVDAQIKGPAVPKSAFGLYTYPEPFSKTLVTVDNLAFDTVLTGEEEVRLHATLWKRLLEAALPAQDSVTLLRKAAGELTGRQPRKASASPDVAQVVTPAAPSSL, encoded by the coding sequence GTGATCAGCAGTCCGTACGTATGTCGGCTGCGTCTTTCCGAGGAGCTGATCGCTCATCGGCAACGGGCGAAGATGACCCACGCGCAACTCGCGAAGGCGACCGGGCTGTCCCAGGCGAAGCTGTCCAAGCTGGAGAACGGCCATCTGCGCCCGCAGATCGACGAGATTCTCGACATCGCCGAAGCGCTGAACATCCAGGGAGACGCCTGGACCTTGTTCGTGGACACCGCGCGCGGCGCCGCCGAGCGCGGCTGGTGGGAGGCGCACAGCAGCCGGATGGGCCACCGGCAGGCGCGCTACGCCGACCTCGAGCAGGGGGCTTCGCAGATCCGCGACTACGCCATGGCGCTGGTTCCCGGTCTGCTCCAGACCGAGGCGTACGCACGCAGCATCGCCGAGGTCGACGACCTGACGTTCGTCGAACCGACCATCACCAGACAGGGAGTCGTACGCGGTCGGGCTGACCGGCAGCGGATGTTGCGGCGGCGCCGGCCGACGTACCAGGTGATCCTCGACGAGCTCATCGTCCGCCGCCCCGCGGTGCCGAAGGACGTGCTCGCCGAACAGCTCCGCCACCTTGCCGAGCAGCCCATGCACGCCGACATCCGGGTGCTCCCCGTGGACGCCCAGATCAAGGGTCCTGCCGTACCCAAGAGCGCGTTCGGGCTCTACACGTACCCCGAGCCGTTCTCCAAGACCTTGGTGACGGTCGACAACCTCGCGTTCGACACCGTGCTCACCGGCGAGGAGGAGGTACGCCTTCACGCGACCCTGTGGAAGCGCCTCCTGGAGGCCGCACTCCCGGCACAGGACAGCGTGACTCTGCTCCGGAAGGCCGCCGGGGAGCTGACCGGGCGGCAACCTCGCAAAGCTTCGGCCTCACCGGATGTCGCCCAGGTTGTGACGCCCGCGGCGCCCTCCTCGCTTTAG